The sequence GGTGCAGTCTGTGCTGGCTGCTTGTCATCGCGTGGACATCATGTTGTTGGTGTTGATGTTTCACAAACCAAGATCGATCTGATCAACCAGGGTAAGTCTCCTATTGTTGAACCGGGCCTGGAAGAGTTGTTGCAGGCCGGATTGCAGTCCGGACGTCTGCGCGGCACGACCGATGTCCAGGAAGCGGTACTGAGCACCGATTTGTCTTTTGTCTGCGTCGGTACGCCGAGCAAGCGCAACGGTGACTTGGACTTGACCTACATGGAGATCGTCTGCCGGCAAATCGGTGAAGTGCTGCGCGACAAGTCCGATCGTCACACCGTGGTAATCCGCAGCACCGTATTGCCGGGCACCGTGCACAATGTGGTGATTCCGGCGCTGGAAGCCACCTCCGGCAAGAAGGCCGGTGAAGACTTCGGGGTGGCAGTGAACCCGGAGTTCTTGCGCGAAAGTACCGCAATCAAGGATTACGACTTCCCGGCCATGACCGTGATCGGTGAGTACGATCAGCTTTCCGGCGAGCTGCTCGAAGAGCTGTACCGCGATCTGGATGCGCCAATTTTCCGCAAGAGCATTCAACTGGCGGAAATGATCAAGTACACCTGTAACGTCTGGCATGCGGCCAAGGTGACCTTCGCCAACGAAATCGGCAACATCGCCAAGGCTTGCGGCGTCGATGGCCGCGAGGTCATGGATATCGTGTGCCAGGACCACAAGCTCAATATCTCCCGTTACTACCTGCGCCCGGGGTTTGCCTTCGGCGGCTCCTGTCTGCCTAAGGACGTGCGTGCGCTGACCTACCGCGCCGGGCAACTGGATGTCGAGCATCCGATGCTGGCTGGGATCATGCCGAGCAACCGCCATCAGGTCGATCGTGCCTTTGACCTGATCAGCCGCCATGACAAGCGCAAGGTCGGCATGTTGGGGCTGAGCTTCAAGGCCGGCACCGATGATCTGCGTGAAAGCCCACTGGTCGAGCTGGCGGAAAAACTGATCGGCAAGGGCTATGACCTGCGCATTTACGATCAGAACGTCGAGTACGCCCGGGTATTTGGTGCCAACAAGGAATACATCGAATCGAAGATCCCCCATGTGTCGTCGCTGCTGCATACCAGTCTCGAAGACGTGATCGCCCAGTCGGACATTATCGTGCTCGGCAATGGCGATCCGCGCTTCGGTGAGCTGGTCAAGCAGCCGCCACAGGGCAAGCAGGTCGTTGACCTGATCGGCTTCATGGAGCAGTCGAGCAACGGTGCTCAGGAAGGGATCTGCTGGTAACGCAGCAACAACAATAACGCAGGGGCGGCTAGTCGCCCCTGGCCCGGGGACGTCGGGCTTTCACTGCCTCGTGCAGATCAACGTGATCGGCTGTTGTGACAGTTGGGTGAGCCACCTGGTGGTTTCGCATTGACATGGAGAACGACATGATTCCTCTGATTCTTTCCGGCGGTAACGGCACGCGGTTGTGGCCGCTGTCGCGCAAACTGTTTCCCAAGCAATTCCACGCCCTGACCGGCGACCACACGCTGTTCCAGCAAACCCTGCTGCGCCTGGATCTGCCGGGCGTCGAATCGCCGCTGGTGGTGTGCAACTGCGAGCATCAGTTCATCGTCGAGGAGCAACTCGACAATATCGGCATGCGCGCGCAACAGGTACTGCTTGAGCCATTTGGCCGCAATACGGCGCCAGCCGTGGCGCTGGCGGCGTTGCAACTGGTCGAGCAGGGACGTGACGAACTGTTGCTGGTATTGCCGGCCGATCATCTGATCGCCAATACCCAGGCCTTCCATCAGGCCCTGGAGCGGGCCCGACTGGCGGCCGAGCGTGGTGCGCTGGTGTTGTTCGGAGTGCCGGCTCGGCAACCTGAAACCGGTTATGGCTACATCAAGGCCGGCGGCTCGGGTAGCGGCCCGGTACCGGGGGCGCTGGCGGTCGAGCGGTTCGTCGAGAAGCCCGATCTGGCCACCGCCCAGAGCTACGTTGAGGACGGCAGCTATTTCTGGAACAGCGGGATGTTCCTGTTCCGTTGCAGCCGTTATCTGGAAGAACTGCAGCGCCACTCCCCGGATATCTACGACACCTGCCGTCTGGCGCTGGAGCGCAGCCGGCGCGAGGGCGAGAACGTGCATATCGACCGTGAAGTGTTCGAGTGCTGCCCGGATGACTCGATCGACTACGCGGTGATGGAAAAAACCTCGGCGGCCTGTGTAGTGCCGCTGTCTGCCGGCTGGACCGATGTCGGTTCCTGGACCGCGTTGTGGGAAGTTCAGGACAAGGACGCGCGCGGCAATGTCGCCCTGGGTGACGTATTGCTGCAGGAGAGCAGCAACAACTATGTGCACGCCACCAACAAACTGGTGACGCTGATCGGACTGGACGATCTGGTGGTGGTTGAGACCAGGGATGCAGTGATGATCGCCCACAAGGACAAGGCCCAGCAGATCAAGGATGTCGTCAACCGCCTGGCTGCTGACGGGCGCGACGAGGTTCACAGCCATGTCCAGGTCTTCCGGCCCTGGGGCAATTACGACTCGGTTGATCTGGGTGAGCGCTTCCAGGTCAAGCGCATCACCGTCCAGCCTGGCGCCCGGCTGTCTCTGCAGATGCATCACCATCGGGCCGAGCACTGGGTGGTGGTCTCCGGTACGGCGCAGGTCACCTGTGACGACAAGACCTTCCTGCTGACCGAGAACCAGTCGACCTATATCCCGGTCGCATCGGTCCATCGTCTGGCCAACCCCGGCAAGATTCCGCTGGAAATCATCGAAGTTCAGTCCGGCAGTTACCTGGGCGAGGACGATATCGAGCGGCTGGAAGATGTCTATGGCCGCACTGCGGCCCTGGCCCGTTAATCGAGGACAACATGCAAGGATCCGAAGCAAATCAGGCGCCGGTGCGCGAGTTTCTGGATACCGAGTTCCAGCGCCCAGGGTTACGCAGTCTGTGTGGCTGGGCCTGCCTGTTCGCGCTGATCGCCCTGGCGTCGAACATGGTTGACCCCAGCTACCTGGACCCGGCCCACCACAAGTTCATCTTCATCATCGGGTTGTTGGGGATCTGGCGTTACAGCAACGCCATTACCCACTACCTGCGCGGGATGTATTTCCTGCACTGGCGCTTCCCGCGTATTCGCCGGGCGGTGGAGAAGATGGGGGACGATGCCCTGCCATCGCATATGTACATGGTGGTGACCAGCTTTCGGATTCCTGGCGAGACCACCTATAAGGTCTATCGCTCGGTGTTCGAGGAGTTGCAGCGTATGCCGGTGGCCAGCACGGTGATTGCTTCGATCGTCGAGAAGGCCGATGAAAACTTCATCAAGCAGATCATGCGCGATGTGGTACGTGAGCGGTCGGATATCCAACTGGTGATCGTTCGCGCCCGGGGGACCGGCAAACGCGACGGCCTGGCCCATGCGTTTCGGGCCCTGTCTCGGCGGATGCCGGTACAGGGCGCCGTGGTCGGTGTGGTCGATGGCGACACCATGATGCTGCCGGGCTGTGTCGAACGGGCGGTCAAGCTGTTTGCCTATCTGCCCAGTGTCGGCGGTCTGACCACCAACGAGTTCTGCCAGGTTGAAGGCGGCAAGCTGATGAAGGAGTGGCACTCGATGCGC is a genomic window of Halopseudomonas phragmitis containing:
- a CDS encoding nucleotide sugar dehydrogenase, translated to MNISIFGLGYVGAVCAGCLSSRGHHVVGVDVSQTKIDLINQGKSPIVEPGLEELLQAGLQSGRLRGTTDVQEAVLSTDLSFVCVGTPSKRNGDLDLTYMEIVCRQIGEVLRDKSDRHTVVIRSTVLPGTVHNVVIPALEATSGKKAGEDFGVAVNPEFLRESTAIKDYDFPAMTVIGEYDQLSGELLEELYRDLDAPIFRKSIQLAEMIKYTCNVWHAAKVTFANEIGNIAKACGVDGREVMDIVCQDHKLNISRYYLRPGFAFGGSCLPKDVRALTYRAGQLDVEHPMLAGIMPSNRHQVDRAFDLISRHDKRKVGMLGLSFKAGTDDLRESPLVELAEKLIGKGYDLRIYDQNVEYARVFGANKEYIESKIPHVSSLLHTSLEDVIAQSDIIVLGNGDPRFGELVKQPPQGKQVVDLIGFMEQSSNGAQEGICW
- a CDS encoding mannose-1-phosphate guanylyltransferase/mannose-6-phosphate isomerase; the encoded protein is MIPLILSGGNGTRLWPLSRKLFPKQFHALTGDHTLFQQTLLRLDLPGVESPLVVCNCEHQFIVEEQLDNIGMRAQQVLLEPFGRNTAPAVALAALQLVEQGRDELLLVLPADHLIANTQAFHQALERARLAAERGALVLFGVPARQPETGYGYIKAGGSGSGPVPGALAVERFVEKPDLATAQSYVEDGSYFWNSGMFLFRCSRYLEELQRHSPDIYDTCRLALERSRREGENVHIDREVFECCPDDSIDYAVMEKTSAACVVPLSAGWTDVGSWTALWEVQDKDARGNVALGDVLLQESSNNYVHATNKLVTLIGLDDLVVVETRDAVMIAHKDKAQQIKDVVNRLAADGRDEVHSHVQVFRPWGNYDSVDLGERFQVKRITVQPGARLSLQMHHHRAEHWVVVSGTAQVTCDDKTFLLTENQSTYIPVASVHRLANPGKIPLEIIEVQSGSYLGEDDIERLEDVYGRTAALAR